The sequence below is a genomic window from Perca flavescens isolate YP-PL-M2 chromosome 24, PFLA_1.0, whole genome shotgun sequence.
TCACAGTAGTTTTACAAAGTTGTCTCTaagactcaaaaaaaaaaaaaaatatatgtatataaaatatatatatgatgttCTTTGCCCTCTGTTTTAAGAAATTGCTAAAGAGAAATATTTTTTAGGAAATTTGCTTATGCAAATGAATGTATAATGAAAATGATTGTATATGGAATTACAccttcgccccatgttggctgagacCTGCAGCAGCacgggttcaaatccaacctgcggccttttgctgcgtgtcatcccccatctctctccccctttcatgtctatccactgtcactataataaaagggaaaagccccactaaataatcttaaaaataaataaaggtgatGATAAATGACTATAGTGTgtgtagcatatatatatatatatatatatatatatatatatatatatatatatatatatataatttttttttttttctgtcttcagtgggAACCTATAATACTTCTGCAATACGTTTATCTCTCCGTTTATGTTCATTGGACTAAAAAGGCTGAAGTCTGCTTCCATGACGTGTatcctaaaacaaaaaaaaatgtgccatGTACCAAGCCTgtgaaaaattaataaaaagaaagattttAGTCCACACTTTGTTTCATATCTATTTTTATTTGAACATATCCTGCTTTATGTCCTTATTAGTTGTGTCAATGTAAGGATCCCTGAATGTAATGAACACCAACATTGCTGTTTGCAGCTTAACAAATGTGAACAattgtttgcttttgttttatatcattttaaaatgcaatacaTTGAATGGTCAATAAAGTAACTAGCTGACATCGTTGGGCTGTTAACTTGAAATGGACATTTGTCAATACCCGTGTCAcctaataaaatatatttctaatTGAAAATATTTGAAAGATAAACAACTTACGAAAATAAAGTCACATGCAGCCCGGCTAATGTGTTGGAAGGTGTCTTGTACAGCGTGTTCACATAATGTGACTTCAACTGACCTTCAATTAGCTTGATATCGTACAGCTGTGTCAGGTCAGATCTGACTTTCCAATGCTGTTAGCTAGGCTAAAATCTCACAACTTTAGCTAACTACCTAACATTAGAATGGCTCATGAAATGCAACATTAAGGTTTTAATTTCCGTCGTCTGTTAACATGCCTTGGTCGATAAAAGCTACAAGAGAAACGTAAATCATATCATTCATGTCCGATAGTAGGAGCCTTTAACACTTAACGttagcacatactgtatattatacagtctatgcgtTAGCATCAAACTTAGCATGCTATAAGTTTCTGTCGTTGGAAGCATCTTACCTGCAAAAGCGCAGAATTTCTCAACAATTTACTGTTTGTTTTATACAGTAACACAACCCTGGTTAATGCACATTCATTCTAAATATTGTCgacattgcttttttttcataattgtCCTTCTGCTGTTTGTTTCTGAACGGTGACTTCACACAAGCTGCCGGTGTTGTTCCGACCTTTGACCTCCGCCAGAGTATACAGCGTCACAAACCAAATGGGGAAACAGCGCCCCCTTCAGTGGAGGACTGAACACTGTGTTGCATGTGCACTACTTTAGAAACCAAATTGTTTAttggcacaaaaaaacaaaaatgctgcCCAATGCTATAACAACCTGCCTGTCACACTTTGACCAGCCCCCCCGTCACAGTTTTTTGGTCAAATCAACATATTAATGGACCATCTTTACCTCAGTGTTTAACAATAGTGTAAAAAATAACCTCACGTTGATTAGAATCTGCTTGTTTACCGTACAATGTGAATACTACAACATATTCAACATTATCTGTATAAACTATCATCTCTTAACACCAAGACCAattcttttaaaaaggtaaaaacaatatGAGTGTATCTTGGAAACTCCACGCTTCAAAATATAATTACTTCCTCAAATGTCATTATTGACACTGTTGGCACTTAGTGTGGAATGAAATGTGGACTGTGAATATGTATTTTGTGCTTTCTTTAAGTTACAAATGTATGGCAGACCCATGCAAATGCAGACATTGGCATCATTGTTGCAATAAACAAGTAAATCAAACGACACATGGATATGTTGCTGTAATGATGCTTGGTAAAGAACTGCTAGTTTCCTCGTTGGTCCAGTAGAGGGGAGTGTAGCAAAGCTCATGTGTAAGCTGCCCCTCAACAACAGATTCCATGTACTTAACATATAATCTAAGTCAGTATTACTTTTGGCCATTACACTTAATTAAAGTAATAGGACTTGGTTAGATGGACTTATAGATCATGGTTTCTGAGTAGAATATTTCCCATATTTCCCCAGTTAACCGCATTAAATATGTAACAGCATAGCATCTGTAACAAGTATTATTATTGGTACATCCTTTGTGGATATTTGAGCAGCGGATGAAAGTCAACATCatactattttttaaattaaagttttaGGTGCTCCACAGTTGAATGTGCAATATTTTCATTAGATTTTGGTGGGTGGTCTGCAGGAAAAGGTCAGATGGTCAAGGGTTCAATTTAGATATATCTTGTGCAAGGAACTGAACTTCTTCTTCCACTCAGTCTTTGCAGGTCACTAAGGATAACCAAGTTAACACTTAATTACAATTTCGAAAATTTTACATTCTTCCTCAGTTTTCTGCAAGTGGTCTGATTTTCATGAAAAGCTGTCTGAAGCCCAGTCCAGATGATTCATTTTACAAAACAATGCAAACTGTATGTCACTTCCATATAGTTGAGGTACTCGTAAGACTGATGATGAATGGTCAAAATCGAAGCAGCGGAGGCCTGACTTTTAGTCGATAGTatgggtcaagctccaaaaatgACTGGATCCTACACTTCCTTTAATACAGTTTGATAGACAGATGATGTTTCATTAGACGCTCAATGCCATAATCTTTTAAGTGATCAATGACTCAGAATTGGCATATAAGCTCCCTTGTGGCACTTGAAGTTATGGCAGCATCCACAGTCAACATACTAAACTAAACCTATGGCTGTAATACTAAGCTATGTGTCCTGTGTCAGGACACATGGTCCAACCGTGCTCCACATTAGACTAAAACCCTGGACTCAATAGAAATAAATGTGAAAAGTATCTGGGCACAGTTTTAGATTGGCTAATTTAGGTGTGATTTTGACAAAAATATGGAACGCCAACATCAACATGTGGCGTTGCTTGTGAGGAAATCATTTGTTGTGGTGCAGTGATTACATTCATTATCTAGAGTTTTACTTCAGCTGCCCTGGTCCTGCAGAGTCTCGCTCTTATAGCTCCGTCTTGCTGGGTCTGGGGACAATCTGGTTCAAGTTGTTCTTTCTTTTGGGTTTGTAGGTGAGAAGATGGCTAAACTCAGAGAGGAGTCTCTCCCAGTAGCAGGAAACATCTTGCATCCGCAGGTGGTCAAGGATGAATTCCTTACCCCTGTGGGAAGGAAACGAAACAGAAAGTCAGTGTGCTTTTGGGACAAGAAATAAACAGTGTGTAACTTTAACACTGTTACATTCCACATTCCATTCTGTGGCAACTCTGAAGAAATCATCTCTCATCGGTTTTATTTTGTAACCTAAATTGCAACAGTTTTCCTATCTGTGTGAACCAACCTTGAGACAATCCTTCTGTCCATGCGGACTCTCTTTCGTATCTTACTACACGTCATCTAAATGAATGTAGCGATTGTTAGAAAATACGTATATACTTGTGTGTCTCATTAACCCTTTAGAACATTGTGAATTGAACCCTGCTTTGTGTCGCTTTGTTCTCCAAGATCTCACCactgctttcagaatcaacTGACAGAGGTCAAGCCAGTCTACGATAGGATAGGATTCGAAGCACAAAACAAATGTGATcggaaacagaaataaacagtgTGTAACGTCAACACTCACCTTTTCAAATACATAGGTGCTACATTTAATTCCcattaaaatacaatcataAAACATGACCTGTTACCTCGTTGCAATCTCCTCTGCAATGGCATCATTCTCTTTGACAAACTGTAGTAGTTCCCTGAGGAGAGAGAACATGTAACGGCATATCAATGTTtagcatacatactgtacaaggGAGATTTATACCGAGACTCTATTCATTCAAGTACTGACCTGCCCATTTGTAAACTTCACCATGAGTTTCAATCAAGGACACACGTGTGAATTTGAACATGAAACTTCTCAAGTTTCTACTACTATAACACCTTtacatgtgtatttgtatgatGCTGACATTCATAAGACTACAAAAGTATGTTTGTTGTAAATATTAAATAGAACAGAAGGAAATTAGATTTTATAATGTGTGAGAGGACACATTTAAACTTCTTTGGTTGTATTTGGTAAGAGTCAGTGAGTTATTCATTGACTATGCATTTAACACTCATAATCTGCAGGAACATTTGAGGTCTCAAACAGTAAGGGCCATATTTACTAAGGATTTGTGACCCTTTTTTAGGCCCTAAACTGGCTGCACTCAAAACTGCATGTTTGGTCTTATGTTAAGATTTATTTTAAGGCGTTCCTATTTAGAGATGCAAAATATGGAAGGAAGGAAtggaaaaactatttaaacTCAATTAACATTGAATATGATTCCATTAGCAATCTTCATTTAGAGGTAATCTAATCTCATTTAGAGCGATCTAAGACTGTGAAAAACATGTGAAATCTGTGACATCAAAGTGTAGACTAAACAACATTTAGACCAGGACTGCAAACAATCATCATAACTAAGTCTGACACTAGTTGTGGTACCTGACATCAGAGAGATCCTGCTTGACTGGGATGTAGTGGACCCAGGGCTTGAGCTGAGGGTAGAAAAACTCCTGCCAATCATCTCCCACATGAAACACCAGGGAACCACAGAGGAAGAGATGTTTGAAGCGGAAGCTGGCTGCCACACCTCGGAAGTTGAATAAATATCTGCAAGGATATAACAAGGGCAGGGAGGGACTGTTAAAACTAGTCACACATGATGTATGCATCATTTTATGGACGTTCAGTAAAGCTGTTGCGGTTTAACATGGTGTCATCCTAAAAGCTACATTTTGTCCTTGATGCAAAATTGAGCCTACTTGTATTTGCAGTGATCGACCAGTGGGATTTCTTTGGCCGGGGGTCTCCCTAGTGTGTcctaaaacagacagaaaaacacaggtTGGTAGATAATTAACACAGATTGACTTTCAGATTTCCCTTTTTTAATCAATATAAAAGTAAAGTCACAAGGGTGTAATGTGGTGTGTTTCTCTGTCAAACTGTCCGGATGCATTAAATCTCAACCAATCATTAGACAAGACAGGGTCAGACAGGGTATTTGACCCTGGCGTGGTTTCAGTATGACTGACCTTCTCAGACCTCCAGGCCTGGTTTTTTGTGTACTCTGCATCCACCAGCTCTGGAGCTTCTCTGGACAGAAGAATCAAAGGGTCGCGCTCTGGACTGGttctttcaaaaaacaaaacaagaagagAGTCACTTTTTAATATGTCTGAACTGTGCAGTCAACTGTGGCAAGAATATAGTTGAGTAAAGAGTAACGTGAAAACATTTGGATTGTTGTGTAATTTCACGTTATTACACAAAGGAATAAAGTCACAGGAGTGACGAGACTGACCTGGAGCCTCTGAAGAATCCTTTGGACTCCTTCTTCTTCCATGGCCACTGTGCTGCAGACCTACCACAACACATCACATCATATGAAAATGGCACACTGAAATAATATACTTCCTAGGCTATGGCTATTATTTAAGTGCTGCATTAATGCATTTAATGATTTATTCCACTAAATAGCAAAAAAGGTGCTACACCTTACTTTTTAAGATCATCCCTCATCAGATCCCATCTTCCCAGTCCAGTGGGGTATATGGGCCACACAGCAGGCCCTCCCTCCCAAAACGTCCATGCAGGGTACATGATGTCCTGGTAGTCTGCTGTCTACTTAAATCAAACATACACATATCCAAAACCAGTTATTGCATTTAATCAAcatttgtgtgtgattttagCTGTGCATAAAACTAATGCGTAGAGTCTGACCTTACTGAAAGAGAAGACAGGCAGGGTTGGCTGCACCCAGTTGGGGACTTGAGGGTAATCCCTGACATTTACCACCATCTCCAAGTCAGGTAACCTGTCAATCACATCCAGGATGAAATGCTCCACCCCACTGCATCTGAAACCGGAAGACAGACTTAGGCAGGACAAACAAACAgctgtatacatacatactgtatatattctcTTTCAGTCTGTTTTGACTGATTGGGAGTAAATAAGTAACAATGTAAACCTTAATCTGAAGTGATCAAACATTAAGAACAATCACATCAGGTGCTTTTTCTCCTCACCTGGCAGGAAACATACAACTGTGTTCCCTGTACAACTTGTGTCCGATGATCTGGTAGTGGGTGCCCACCCCTCTCTGAACCGTCGCAGCCATGAGATCCTTGGAGATTCTCCCTTTAAAGGGCCGCAAGTCATCTTGTAGGACACTGGCACATACACATTATATAATTaactctttaaaatgtaaacctgCACAGTGGTAATGCAGCAAATATGTGTCAGTCTTTTTTTATCTTAGTTATTTATCTTGAAATCTGCACAAGCCTAAAACAGGCCTCAAAAGGTTTATTGCAGCATGGTCAGCTTCACTAATCTAATCATGTCTTGTAATTCCTGTTAGTTAAGAGAAAGCAGAGTTACAATATATGAGGAAAAGCAAAGGTATGTTGGCATTACACGCACCTTAGATGGCAGCTACAGTTGACAGGGTTGCATGGAGTGTGTCCTTTAGCAACATCAGAAATCTTGTCTCTAATTTTCTTCCACTGTTGAcctaaaaataaatgcaaatcggatcagaaattttttttttttattgggtcACTATCCGCACACAAGGCTAATGGCTCAGCAAGCAGCTCAATTGTCCTAAAAAGGACCTCAAATATCCTgtatttttcattgcttttATTCACTGTATAGTATCATAACTTTAAGTTACAATTGCAGCATAAAATATACTTTGTGACTTTATCTGAGTAAATACTATCATGGCAACCAGCCAGAGCATTTGTTAGTGCCAACTACCCTGAACTgagactactactactaaaactACACCCAGCCTCAATgaatataacttaatataaattaaatttgacatatttttcacatttgttaCAATGTTACTGTAAGTGAAACTTCACACAATTCATGCAAACCttaacgttagcacagtaaGCTTAGTTGAGTTAGCTCGTAGGCTAGTTAGCTTATGTTAGCTCGTGAAGTGATGAATGACTCCAACATCAAAAGTTCCCCCAAATATGTACAACGAAACAAAATGCAGCAAAGTCTTCCTACCATTTCTAAATATGGTTTCATGAGTCGTACCTGTTTAAATATGTATTACCTGACGCGGGaaccaaacacaaaacacaaacttgcAACAGTGTAAAACACATCCAGAGCCAAAAGCGCTCCATTTTTCTCTCtatcctccagctctgtctGAAGAGGAGAAACAAAGCTGTGATCTGTGATCTGTTATTTCGGGCTGAACAGAGTCATTACGGTAATGCGCACAACAAAATTAATTTACAGGTTACATTACCGTAACATTTGGAAGACTAGCCTAAAGGATTCTGTCTTTTTATATTTACATGCACATTCTGCCTgtctaaataaacaaataaattattcatttatttcctaGCATGACATTTCATTTTCCAATGCATATTATATAATCATTGCTGATTAAAGGACTGATGAAATCCCCACACTTTCTCTGTTCTAATTTCAGAATTTATGTCAAGGACAGGGATGACTATAACATGGATAATTGTCCATGGATTGTTGAGGTAAGTTTCTCCATCAGTGAGATAAAAGGAGGAAACAAAGAGACCCTCTTGGGAGATTTGGGGCAGTAAGACTGTGACGaaaagaggaggagacagaggacaggtggagagggagagctatagagagaagcagagagacagattaAATATTTGTGAGAATATTTCATATTTGCTAGAGAGGTAATAGAGATCAAATCGGTAGATGGATTTGAGCAAATCTCCTTTGTATGGTATATACTGTACTCTTCAAGTTAGGCCTTGAAAGGTTCTTTGATTTCTCTGCAAACTTCATCTGGCTTACAAACACCTCCACAACTGAGCAACAATGCAGCAAATCTGGCTTTCTCTATTGTGTGGCTTTTGCCTTCGCCTGGTTATCTTTTGCATGGCCGAGGAAGGTCTTGAATTCCCTAATTTTGACGGGAAGGACAGGGTGCTGGACATCAGCGAGCGCAACTACAAGAAGGCTTTGAAAAGATACGACCTGCTGTGCCTGTTCTACCATGAACCACTGCCTGCCAACAAGGGCCTGCAGAAGCGGTTCCAGATGACAGAGCTGGTGCTGGAGGTGAGAAAGAGGTTTTACAGGGGTGGGAAGCAGGGAGCTGGAGGAGTTAGGAATagaaagaaaatcaaatgtAGAGTTAAAGTAGAGGACATGGAGATTAGTACTGATATtctgtcaaagtgtccctgagcaagacactgatccccaagttgctcccctgatgctgtatgtatagctgtccactgctcctaatgcttGGTTAAATGCACTAATTAAAGTTAACTtcatactgtgtgtatgtgacaaattaagaataaagttttgtttctttattaaGGAATTTGAATTAATTCCAATCTGAAAAAAGTGTAATGCCCTTTAATGCTGCCTAAAAACTGGGCATCTTTCTACATTTCGGAGATACcactttcttttcttcattaaCCGTTAACAAATCCATTGGTTACAACTTTAGAACCTTTGAACGTGTTGGTGGGTCAGTCGGTtgaccactttggtccagattgGATTGATTGATAATTGATGGGCTGTCATGACATTTTGGATTTTGGTGAGTTTGCATGTAGCACCGCCAGTAGATTTTCAATTTAGTAACATAATATATAATCA
It includes:
- the poglut1 gene encoding protein O-glucosyltransferase 1 isoform X1; the protein is MERFWLWMCFTLLQVCVLCLVPASGQQWKKIRDKISDVAKGHTPCNPVNCSCHLSVLQDDLRPFKGRISKDLMAATVQRGVGTHYQIIGHKLYREHSCMFPARCSGVEHFILDVIDRLPDLEMVVNVRDYPQVPNWVQPTLPVFSFSKTADYQDIMYPAWTFWEGGPAVWPIYPTGLGRWDLMRDDLKKSAAQWPWKKKESKGFFRGSRTSPERDPLILLSREAPELVDAEYTKNQAWRSEKDTLGRPPAKEIPLVDHCKYKYLFNFRGVAASFRFKHLFLCGSLVFHVGDDWQEFFYPQLKPWVHYIPVKQDLSDVRELLQFVKENDAIAEEIATRGKEFILDHLRMQDVSCYWERLLSEFSHLLTYKPKRKNNLNQIVPRPSKTEL
- the poglut1 gene encoding protein O-glucosyltransferase 1 isoform X2 produces the protein MAATVQRGVGTHYQIIGHKLYREHSCMFPARCSGVEHFILDVIDRLPDLEMVVNVRDYPQVPNWVQPTLPVFSFSKTADYQDIMYPAWTFWEGGPAVWPIYPTGLGRWDLMRDDLKKSAAQWPWKKKESKGFFRGSRTSPERDPLILLSREAPELVDAEYTKNQAWRSEKDTLGRPPAKEIPLVDHCKYKYLFNFRGVAASFRFKHLFLCGSLVFHVGDDWQEFFYPQLKPWVHYIPVKQDLSDVRELLQFVKENDAIAEEIATRGKEFILDHLRMQDVSCYWERLLSEFSHLLTYKPKRKNNLNQIVPRPSKTEL